The following proteins come from a genomic window of Malus domestica chromosome 02, GDT2T_hap1:
- the LOC103448399 gene encoding cytochrome P450 734A1 produces MEHELIFSWLKFVCISLMVLVFSLKMAVVLWWRPRKIEEHFGKQGIRGPPYRFFIGNYKELAGMMIKASSQTLPSSSHHILPRVLPFYHHWRKTYGATFLVWFGITVRLTVADPDLIREIFTSKSEFYEKNEAHPLVKQLEGNGLLSLKGEKWARHRKIITPTFHMENLKLLIPVMATSIVDMMDKWSAMSSSGEVEIEVSEWFQNLTEDIITRTAFGSSYEDGKAVFRLQAQQMAFVTEAFQKVSIPGYRFLPTKRNINSWKLDKQIRKSLMKLIDRRVENSNSGENVHEKCPKDLLGLMIQASNSSPSSNITVNDIVEECKSFFFAGKDTTSNLLTWTTVLLAMHPQWQIQARDEVLMVCGSRDIPSKDDVVKLKTLNMVLNESLRLYPPAIATIRRSRTDVELGGYNVPRGTELLIPIIAVHHDQSIWGNDAKEFNPSRFAEGVARAAKHPVAFIPFGLGVRTCIGQNLALLQAKLALAIMLQRFSFRLAPTYQHAPTVLMLLHPQYGAPIIFQRLPQHNQGQDQDQDRNQGP; encoded by the exons ATGGAGCACGAGCTCATCTTTTCGTGGCTCAAATTTGTTTGCATATCTTTAATGGTGTTGGTTTTTTCTCTGAAGATGGCGGTGGTTCTCTGGTGGAGGCCCAGGAAAATTGAAGAACATTTTGGGAAGCAAGGGATCAGAGGACCTCCTTACCGTTTCTTCATTGGAAATTACAAAGAACTTGCTGGGATGATGATCAAGGCCTCCTCTCAAACCCTTCCTTCCTCCTCTCACCATATTCTCCCTAGAGTTCTTCCTTTTTACCATCATTGGAGGAAAACCTACG GTGCAACATTTCTTGTATGGTTTGGAATTACAGTTCGACTCACAGTTGCTGATCCTGATCTAATTAGGGAAATATTTACCTCAAAATCagaattttatgaaaaaaatgaGGCTCACCCACTTGTTAAACAGCTGGAAGGTAATGGCCTCCTAAGCCTCAAAGGTGAAAAATGGGCTCGCCATAGAAAAATAATTACCCCTACCTTCCATATGGAGAATCTCAAG TTGTTGATACCGGTGATGGCAACGAGTATAGTAGACATGATGGACAAATGGTCAGCAATGTCCAGCTCCGGTGAGGTCGAGATTGAAGTTTCCGAGTGGTTCCAAAACCTAACCGAAGATATAATTACCCGCACGGCGTTCGGAAGCAGCTACGAAGATGGCAAAGCCGTTTTCCGGCTACAAGCTCAGCAAATGGCGTTTGTTACCGAGGCTTTTCAAAAAGTTTCCATCCCTGGTTACAG ATTCTTGCCCACAAAACGAAAcataaattcatggaaattgGACAAGCAAATCAGGAAGTCACTGATGAAGCTGATCGATCGACGGGTAGAGAATTCGAACTCGGGCGAAAACGTGCATGAAAAATGCCCGAAAGATTTACTAGGTCTTATGATTCAGGCCTcaaattcttctccttcttccaaTATCACTGTCAACGACATTGTTGAAGAATGCAAGAGCTTCTTCTTTGCgggaaaagataccacatccaATTTGCTGACGTGGACAACGGTTCTCCTAGCAATGCACCCACAGTGGCAGATACAGGCACGTGACGAGGTGCTGATGGTGTGTGGATCACGTGACATACCCTCTAAAGACGACGTAGTAAAGCTTAAGACG TTGAATATGGTCCTCAATGAATCACTACGTTTGTACCCGCCTGCGATCGCAACGATCCGACGGTCGAGAACGGATGTGGAGCTCGGGGGATACAATGTCCCACGTGGGACCGAGCTTTTGATTCCAATCATAGCCGTTCATCACGATCAGAGCATATGGGGGAATGATGCGAAGGAGTTCAACCCGAGCCGGTTCGCGGAGGGCGTGGCGCGGGCCGCCAAGCATCCGGTGGCGTTCATTCCGTTCGGGCTTGGTGTCCGCACATGCATCGGGCAGAATCTAGCGTTGTTGCAGGCTAAACTAGCCCTTGCCATCATGCTTCAACGCTTCTCTTTCAGGCTGGCCCCTACCTATCAACATGCACCTACCGTCCTGATGCTACTTCACCCACAATACGGTGCACCCATCATTTTCCAACGCCTACCACAGCATAATCAGGGTCAAGATCAAGATCAAGATCGAAATCAAGGACCTTGA